The Bryobacteraceae bacterium genome includes a window with the following:
- a CDS encoding integrase (possible pseudo, frameshifted) — protein sequence MHASPRLPARRGPKTRYTDEQLTEEIRRTIQASPFHGEGHRKVWARLRLAGVRTSLRRVLRLMRQHQLLAPQRQPQPVEPKRHEGTILAERPNQMWGIDATAGFTLRDGQVPIFAMIDHCSACCLGIHVARRGTRFEALEPVRQAVREQFGGFAQGIALGVKLRHDHGSQFMSDDFHREIRFLGLESSPAFVREPEGNGCIERFFRTLKEQLLWVRHFETLEELAAALEEFRQRYNEQWLVERLHFQSPRQAHQALLALEAAA from the coding sequence TTGCATGCCTCGCCTCGCCTGCCCGCCAGGCGCGGCCCGAAGACGCGCTACACCGATGAGCAGCTCACCGAAGAGATCCGGCGCACCATTCAGGCCTCGCCCTTCCACGGCGAGGGCCACCGCAAGGTTTGGGCGCGTCTGCGGCTGGCCGGCGTGCGCACCTCTCTGCGGCGCGTGCTGCGCCTGATGCGCCAGCACCAGTTGCTGGCGCCGCAGCGGCAGCCGCAGCCGGTCGAGCCGAAGCGGCACGAAGGAACGATCCTTGCCGAGCGGCCCAACCAGATGTGGGGCATCGACGCCACGGCCGGCTTCACTCTCCGGGACGGACAAGTTCCGATCTTCGCCATGATCGACCACTGCTCGGCCTGCTGCCTGGGGATCCACGTAGCCCGTCGCGGCACGCGGTTCGAGGCGCTGGAGCCGGTGCGCCAGGCCGTGCGCGAACAGTTCGGAGGCTTCGCTCAAGGCATCGCCCTGGGCGTGAAGCTGCGTCATGACCACGGCTCGCAGTTCATGAGCGACGACTTCCATCGCGAGATCCGCTTTCTCGGCCTGGAGTCCTCACCGGCCTTCGTCCGCGAGCCTGAAGGCAACGGCTGCATCGAACGCTTCTTCCGCACCCTCAAGGAGCAGCTTCTCTGGGTGCGCCACTTCGAGACTCTGGAAGAGCTGGCCGCAGCGCTCGAAGAATTCCGGCAGCGCTACAACGAACAGTGGCTGGTGGAACGGCTCCATTTCCAATCCCCGCGGCAGGCTCACCAAGCCCTGCTTGCCCTCGAGGCTGCCGCATGA